In Desulfosediminicola ganghwensis, a single window of DNA contains:
- a CDS encoding DUF3604 domain-containing protein translates to MNFTTALPKTLALATAVLTLPLAVLAYDIGSTDPEVLKELYPGATYSPYAQRTFPSTVYWGETHLHTGLSLDAGLFGNILGHEDAYRFARGEEITSSTGLPVKLSRPLDWIAITDHSDMMGIATDIQNGAPNIVADPKGREWAEGFQKGGEAAAKAAFDLITNFSQMTIPEKLVADYSPGSGVYNKLWDKIISTADDFYEPGRFTTLIGFEWTSVPKGYNLHRNVILRDDSRRAGMVIPLTTQPPLGTQDPLDLYKWLETYENKTGGQAFALAHNGNLSNGWMFPLVETYAGGKVDENYLTLRAKWEPLYEVTQIKGDGEAHPFLSPDDEFADYETLDKGNLDLTDLKKDDMLQREYAREALKNGLLLEQQLGINPYKFGMVGATDSHTSLSTAEEENFFGKSTSAEPSKTRVAHPFVKSELGAIEGYELSASGYQAVWASENTREAIFDAMERKETYATTGPRIIVRFFGGWEFVEDDIRNRAPAFIGYQKGVPMGGDLTTAPEDKVPSFMVVALRDPIGANLDRVQIIKGWLDEQGKTHERIYDVAVSDDRSIDANGRCLEAIGNTVDIDKATWSNSIGESELTAVWTDPEFDPTQKAFYYARILEIPTPRWVLYDKLRFGAEIPDEAQLTHQERAYTSPIWYTP, encoded by the coding sequence ATGAATTTCACAACTGCTTTGCCCAAGACACTTGCGTTAGCTACAGCTGTTTTGACTCTGCCACTAGCTGTCCTGGCATACGACATCGGAAGCACTGACCCCGAGGTTCTTAAGGAACTTTACCCAGGTGCAACCTATTCGCCGTATGCACAGCGTACGTTCCCAAGTACGGTCTACTGGGGAGAGACCCACTTACACACGGGATTATCGCTCGATGCAGGACTGTTCGGCAACATCCTAGGTCATGAGGATGCATACCGATTCGCACGGGGTGAAGAGATTACCTCATCTACCGGCTTACCGGTAAAACTCAGCCGGCCTCTTGACTGGATCGCTATCACTGACCACTCCGACATGATGGGCATTGCCACGGATATTCAAAACGGGGCGCCGAACATCGTCGCGGATCCAAAAGGCAGGGAGTGGGCTGAGGGCTTCCAAAAAGGAGGTGAGGCCGCCGCTAAGGCCGCCTTCGACCTGATTACCAATTTCTCCCAGATGACAATTCCTGAGAAACTTGTTGCCGACTACTCCCCCGGTTCCGGAGTGTATAATAAACTGTGGGACAAAATTATCAGCACTGCCGATGATTTTTACGAACCGGGCCGCTTTACCACCTTAATCGGCTTTGAATGGACTTCAGTTCCCAAAGGTTACAACTTGCATCGCAATGTCATTTTACGTGATGATAGCCGCCGGGCAGGAATGGTCATTCCTCTTACGACGCAACCTCCCTTGGGCACCCAGGACCCTCTTGATCTCTATAAATGGCTGGAGACCTACGAAAACAAGACCGGAGGCCAGGCCTTTGCACTGGCCCATAACGGTAATCTTTCTAACGGCTGGATGTTTCCTCTGGTGGAAACCTATGCAGGAGGCAAGGTTGACGAAAATTACCTCACTCTGCGGGCCAAATGGGAACCACTCTACGAAGTCACCCAGATCAAGGGTGATGGGGAAGCACATCCGTTTCTTTCGCCCGATGATGAGTTCGCAGACTATGAAACCCTGGACAAGGGCAACCTTGACCTCACCGATCTCAAAAAAGATGATATGCTGCAGCGTGAGTATGCCCGAGAGGCTCTGAAAAACGGCCTCCTACTGGAGCAACAACTGGGCATCAATCCGTACAAGTTCGGCATGGTCGGGGCGACAGACAGCCACACAAGCTTATCCACAGCCGAAGAAGAAAACTTCTTCGGGAAATCAACCAGTGCTGAACCTTCAAAAACACGAGTAGCGCACCCATTTGTCAAATCAGAACTGGGGGCTATTGAAGGTTATGAACTATCTGCGTCCGGCTATCAGGCTGTTTGGGCATCAGAGAATACCCGTGAGGCTATTTTTGATGCCATGGAGCGCAAAGAGACCTATGCCACAACTGGTCCCCGTATCATAGTCAGGTTTTTTGGCGGATGGGAATTCGTTGAAGATGATATCAGAAATCGAGCTCCTGCCTTTATTGGATACCAAAAGGGCGTTCCCATGGGCGGAGATCTGACAACTGCGCCTGAAGACAAAGTACCAAGTTTCATGGTGGTCGCACTCCGTGATCCTATAGGTGCGAATCTGGATAGAGTCCAGATCATCAAGGGCTGGCTTGACGAGCAGGGCAAGACCCATGAACGCATCTATGATGTCGCCGTCTCTGACGATCGTTCGATAGATGCAAATGGCCGCTGCCTGGAAGCTATTGGCAACACCGTCGACATTGACAAGGCCACATGGAGCAATAGCATCGGAGAATCAGAACTCACTGCCGTTTGGACCGACCCCGAGTTCGATCCAACCCAAAAAGCTTTTTATTACGCAAGAATACTTGAGATTCCAACACCCAGGTGGGTGCTCTATGATAAACTCCGCTTTGGCGCTGAGATACCTGATGAAGCACAACTCACCCATCAGGAGCGGGCATATACGAGCCCTATCTGGTACACGCCGTAG
- a CDS encoding IS4 family transposase: MPMLPGFHLPKRGRKPHSQQQKFARKITSLRQNSFKQIGEIFGQFIPTKLLKQDPSGKMSRRRLFTKENTFWSFLGQVLDADGGCREAVKKLQSYASNHGLRLPSSSTASYCCARKKLDENLLVEVFQHTAKWSGARRASHSLNDRQVIVVDGTGVTMADTAENQELWPQSSNQKPGCGFPSARICAYFSLQTGTMLSYAIGNKKSNELPLFRKQWSTFEAGDIFLGDKGFCSYFDLAELKKRCVDSVITLARRKPVGRKNCIKEFAPDDLLIEWKKPVYREMVSYSRKTWEDLPDKLVMRQIKVKVTQSGFRTKEFHIVTTLIDQDQYLKDEIAALYLKRWDVELFFRDIKTTMGFDILRCQSPEMIKKEILMYFIAYNCIRRIMLQATQLVDIDIRSISFKGSLQAIRSWEPRLGSSRLSTNERQNMLSDLSFVVARCKVFDRPGRSDPRCLKRRPKPYQLLNKPRSEMVEIQHRSRYEKKA; the protein is encoded by the coding sequence ATGCCAATGTTGCCCGGTTTTCACCTTCCCAAACGAGGTAGAAAACCTCATAGCCAACAACAAAAATTTGCTCGAAAAATCACTTCCCTCAGACAGAACTCTTTTAAACAGATAGGAGAGATTTTTGGGCAATTCATTCCCACGAAATTGCTCAAACAGGATCCTTCGGGAAAGATGAGCAGACGACGTTTGTTTACCAAGGAAAACACTTTTTGGTCCTTCTTAGGCCAAGTCCTTGATGCAGACGGTGGATGTAGAGAAGCTGTAAAAAAGTTGCAATCATATGCATCTAACCACGGCCTTCGGCTTCCATCATCATCTACCGCTTCATATTGCTGTGCACGTAAGAAATTAGATGAAAATCTGCTTGTTGAGGTGTTTCAACATACTGCTAAATGGTCCGGAGCACGACGTGCATCTCATTCATTAAATGATCGCCAGGTAATTGTTGTTGATGGGACAGGTGTTACAATGGCGGATACAGCAGAAAATCAAGAGCTTTGGCCACAGTCATCGAACCAGAAACCAGGATGCGGCTTCCCCTCAGCACGAATATGCGCATACTTTTCATTGCAAACCGGAACAATGCTCAGCTATGCCATCGGTAATAAAAAGAGTAACGAACTTCCATTGTTCCGTAAGCAGTGGTCCACCTTTGAGGCTGGTGATATCTTTCTTGGTGATAAAGGTTTTTGTAGTTACTTCGATTTAGCCGAGCTGAAAAAACGCTGTGTTGATAGTGTGATAACACTTGCTCGTAGAAAACCAGTCGGTAGGAAAAACTGCATTAAAGAATTCGCTCCTGATGATCTACTGATTGAATGGAAAAAACCAGTATACAGGGAAATGGTGTCGTATTCGCGGAAAACCTGGGAGGACCTTCCCGACAAACTCGTTATGAGACAAATCAAAGTAAAGGTGACTCAATCAGGGTTTAGAACAAAAGAATTTCATATTGTTACCACGCTAATCGATCAAGATCAGTACCTGAAAGACGAAATTGCAGCGTTATACCTTAAGCGTTGGGATGTCGAACTTTTCTTTCGTGATATCAAGACAACGATGGGATTTGATATCCTCCGGTGCCAATCGCCTGAAATGATAAAGAAAGAAATTTTAATGTACTTCATAGCGTACAACTGCATCCGGCGCATAATGTTACAAGCGACACAGCTGGTAGACATTGATATCCGGTCTATCAGTTTCAAAGGAAGTCTACAGGCTATTAGAAGTTGGGAACCACGGTTGGGGTCCTCTAGGTTGAGCACAAATGAAAGACAAAACATGCTCTCAGATTTATCCTTTGTCGTGGCTCGTTGCAAAGTTTTCGACAGGCCTGGACGAAGCGATCCGCGGTGTCTTAAGCGAAGACCAAAACCTTATCAGTTACTCAACAAACCTAGGAGTGAAATGGTCGAAATACAGCATCGGAGCAGATATGAAAAAAAGGCTTAA
- a CDS encoding IS110 family transposase translates to MSRNCGHSLNGNKIKQTTENHVAPLLCDNDDLALSGEVSKQSIDYLSRQITRIERTCHERMKIEDQYRNLLTIPGVGKILALTISLETGSIAMILQQ, encoded by the coding sequence TTGTCAAGAAACTGTGGCCACAGCCTTAATGGCAACAAGATCAAACAGACAACAGAGAATCACGTAGCACCCCTCCTTTGTGACAATGATGACTTGGCGCTCAGCGGCGAAGTTTCCAAACAGAGCATCGATTATCTGAGCAGGCAAATAACCAGGATAGAAAGAACCTGCCATGAAAGGATGAAAATTGAAGATCAATATAGAAATTTACTCACCATCCCAGGTGTAGGCAAAATTCTGGCCTTAACCATTTCCCTGGAAACAGGATCTATCGCTATGATCTTGCAACAATAA
- a CDS encoding MBL fold metallo-hydrolase yields MKKSSLYSTVFSAVAFLVLCTCSAQAAGGGAVESDWSPTRPCPRHEVYFPGTEELKPDEMRVITIGSGMPMPRLKQAAAGFLIELGNGDKFIFDVGTGSFTTLYSLGIPLDYMTKIFISHQHADHMGDLPTFWIYGMQNGRSQPLVSWGPGGGGMPDSWGMKAAMDGILQFYNWMLETSKGGLDTRSLAMQVTFSGDTLANQWWVGHTGRGGSVDP; encoded by the coding sequence ATGAAAAAATCGTCTCTATACTCAACTGTTTTCAGTGCAGTAGCGTTTTTGGTCCTCTGTACCTGCTCCGCCCAGGCAGCAGGTGGCGGTGCGGTTGAGAGTGATTGGTCGCCGACCAGGCCATGCCCCCGGCATGAGGTCTATTTTCCGGGAACAGAAGAGCTTAAGCCAGATGAGATGCGCGTCATTACCATTGGCTCCGGTATGCCCATGCCGCGCCTCAAACAGGCCGCCGCAGGATTTCTGATAGAACTGGGCAACGGCGACAAGTTTATCTTCGATGTGGGGACCGGTTCGTTCACCACCCTCTATTCGCTTGGTATTCCACTGGACTATATGACTAAGATCTTTATCAGCCACCAGCATGCGGACCACATGGGTGACTTGCCCACCTTCTGGATCTACGGCATGCAGAATGGACGGTCCCAGCCCCTGGTGAGCTGGGGGCCGGGTGGCGGCGGCATGCCCGACAGCTGGGGGATGAAGGCTGCTATGGATGGGATTCTGCAGTTCTACAACTGGATGCTGGAGACCAGCAAGGGCGGCCTCGATACAAGATCATTGGCCATGCAGGTGACTTTTTCCGGCGACACCCTCGCCAACCAGTGGTGGGTCGGGCACACCGGGAGGGGTGGATCTGTCGATCCATGA
- a CDS encoding multicopper oxidase family protein yields the protein MKSHTSNFKITRRQVLKAGMVSGAGMMLPLRFLPRNAFGIELLAGLSDPARQPKFVELAPNALDPGFLFKDLNQDGGPAQRPNFSLRVKEAVQQTGLINPRNGRRLSTKIWGYGADTVSWPGQTFQVMSTSAGGADETVVRWENELQGKKHLLPVDTNLHWCYSLHGASSSNDVDYRQYSIKKNGVPIITHLHGGNTDFQFDGNPEFFYSPDGTVKGPQWDFVEGGFTNTFRYNNGVPAANLWYHDHALGLTRLNVYAGMAGFYFVRDEFDTGQTGNPLGLPAFPYELAYAVQDRMFTDRGALFYPAFPGDPFYDDFITGEGAELPPDLFPGGGPTALAEFFGDHMVVNGKIWPKENVEPRNYRLRLLNGCDSRFMVVQFVAVNAGETNFNTAGDPIPFWVIGSDQGLGTPQQTDTLVFEPGGRYDVVVDFSQVPSGSRVIMKNLGGDAPFGGAFGDDLDLEDLFPDRQTDRIMAFDVVMPLSGVEDTFSPASLPGYNLVTNGGTEPTTRRVALFEGKDDFGRLQPLLGTVADGDLTGTNVATAYTWFQPTTETPVLGSTEIWEIYNFTADAHPVHLHLVNFDILDREDFEYDITGTQTIAQHNGKTGEAPEISNIRNFSAVSVGSEYFEAAPKDMVTSLPGDPDGDPPTGQLVRIKAHFNKPGRYVWHCHILSHEDHEMMRVLQVVEED from the coding sequence ATGAAAAGTCATACATCGAACTTTAAGATAACCCGACGACAGGTTTTGAAGGCTGGCATGGTCAGTGGTGCGGGAATGATGCTACCGTTGAGGTTTCTGCCACGAAATGCATTCGGTATAGAGTTACTGGCTGGGTTGAGCGATCCAGCTCGCCAGCCCAAATTTGTCGAACTGGCGCCGAACGCACTGGATCCGGGTTTCCTGTTTAAGGATCTCAATCAGGATGGTGGGCCAGCTCAACGTCCGAACTTCAGTCTTCGCGTCAAAGAGGCCGTACAGCAGACCGGGCTCATCAATCCGAGAAATGGCCGTAGGCTGAGCACGAAAATCTGGGGTTATGGCGCGGACACCGTCTCCTGGCCCGGGCAGACCTTTCAGGTAATGAGCACATCAGCTGGTGGTGCGGATGAAACGGTGGTCCGCTGGGAGAATGAGCTTCAAGGCAAGAAACATTTGCTTCCCGTGGACACCAATCTTCACTGGTGCTATTCCCTGCATGGTGCAAGCTCTTCAAATGACGTTGATTACAGACAGTACAGCATCAAAAAGAACGGGGTGCCGATTATCACCCACCTTCACGGCGGCAATACCGACTTTCAGTTCGACGGGAATCCGGAGTTCTTCTACAGCCCCGATGGAACGGTTAAAGGGCCGCAGTGGGATTTCGTGGAGGGTGGATTCACCAACACCTTCCGCTACAACAACGGTGTGCCGGCCGCCAACCTCTGGTATCACGATCATGCCCTGGGCCTCACCCGCTTGAATGTCTATGCGGGGATGGCCGGTTTCTACTTTGTCCGTGATGAGTTCGATACCGGTCAGACGGGCAATCCTCTCGGTCTGCCGGCCTTTCCGTACGAGCTGGCCTATGCTGTCCAGGATCGCATGTTTACCGACCGGGGGGCGCTTTTTTACCCGGCTTTTCCGGGCGATCCGTTCTATGATGATTTCATCACCGGAGAAGGAGCCGAATTGCCGCCAGACCTGTTCCCTGGTGGCGGACCTACAGCGCTGGCCGAGTTCTTTGGCGATCACATGGTGGTCAACGGCAAGATCTGGCCCAAGGAAAACGTCGAGCCGCGAAATTACCGCCTTCGCTTGCTCAACGGTTGTGACAGTCGCTTCATGGTTGTTCAGTTCGTGGCTGTCAACGCCGGAGAAACCAATTTTAACACCGCGGGCGATCCCATCCCGTTCTGGGTTATCGGCAGCGATCAGGGGCTCGGCACTCCGCAACAGACCGACACGCTGGTGTTTGAGCCCGGCGGCCGCTACGATGTAGTCGTTGACTTCTCGCAGGTCCCGTCCGGTAGCCGAGTTATTATGAAAAACCTCGGCGGGGATGCGCCTTTCGGTGGTGCTTTCGGTGACGATCTTGACCTTGAAGACCTGTTCCCTGATCGACAAACCGACCGTATCATGGCGTTTGATGTGGTCATGCCACTGTCCGGTGTAGAGGATACCTTCAGCCCTGCCAGTCTTCCTGGATATAATCTGGTAACCAACGGCGGGACAGAGCCAACAACCCGGCGGGTGGCGCTTTTCGAGGGTAAGGACGATTTCGGACGATTGCAGCCCTTGCTGGGTACGGTGGCTGATGGTGATTTAACCGGTACTAATGTTGCGACCGCCTACACCTGGTTCCAGCCGACCACTGAAACCCCGGTCTTAGGCAGCACGGAGATCTGGGAGATCTACAACTTCACGGCGGATGCGCACCCCGTCCATCTGCATCTGGTGAACTTTGATATCCTGGATCGGGAGGATTTCGAATACGATATAACCGGTACCCAGACAATCGCTCAGCACAATGGCAAAACTGGAGAGGCTCCGGAGATTTCCAATATTCGAAATTTTTCAGCCGTATCTGTGGGTTCGGAATACTTCGAGGCTGCGCCGAAAGACATGGTGACCTCTTTGCCAGGCGATCCTGATGGAGACCCCCCAACCGGCCAATTGGTGCGGATTAAAGCGCACTTCAATAAGCCGGGTCGATATGTCTGGCACTGCCACATCCTCTCGCATGAGGACCACGAGATGATGCGCGTGCTGCAAGTAGTAGAAGAAGATTGA
- a CDS encoding DUF554 domain-containing protein produces the protein MLGTIVNSLAIIGGSLIGLLFNKGISERYKEILMSAIGLSVVLIGLKSALVTDDLMVVIFSMIIGSLLGEALAIENKLEGFGKFLEKKMASASGDTSAIGRGFVTASLVFCVGSMAIVGSLESGLTGNHQTLMAKSVLDGVTSIIFASTMGIGVIFSSIAVFAYQGLITISAGFLKSYLIPETIAQMTSVGGLLIVSIGLNMLKITTIKIGNMLPAIFLPLLYFMVKSII, from the coding sequence ATGCTCGGAACCATCGTCAACAGTCTGGCCATAATCGGCGGCAGTCTTATCGGGCTGCTCTTTAATAAAGGGATTTCAGAAAGGTACAAAGAGATCCTGATGAGTGCCATAGGCCTGTCGGTGGTATTGATCGGCCTGAAAAGTGCACTGGTTACGGATGACCTCATGGTCGTCATCTTCTCCATGATCATCGGTTCGCTGCTTGGAGAGGCACTGGCTATTGAAAATAAACTCGAGGGATTCGGCAAGTTTCTGGAAAAGAAAATGGCCTCCGCATCGGGAGACACCAGCGCCATCGGCCGTGGTTTTGTCACCGCCAGCCTGGTCTTCTGTGTCGGCTCCATGGCGATTGTTGGCTCACTGGAGAGCGGCCTTACCGGCAATCACCAGACCTTAATGGCCAAATCTGTACTGGACGGGGTAACATCCATTATCTTTGCCTCAACCATGGGCATCGGTGTCATTTTCTCCAGCATCGCCGTCTTTGCCTACCAGGGGCTGATCACAATCTCGGCCGGTTTCCTCAAAAGCTATCTGATACCCGAAACCATCGCCCAGATGACCTCGGTGGGCGGGTTGCTTATCGTGTCTATCGGTCTCAATATGCTGAAAATCACCACAATCAAGATTGGTAATATGTTGCCGGCTATTTTTCTGCCACTGCTCTATTTCATGGTGAAGTCGATTATCTGA
- a CDS encoding endonuclease/exonuclease/phosphatase family protein yields MKQGDNYSPLCFLLKVILAFPPSNHNCHTMTRHPATHIARFIKRFIPQSSALLLIATTLALLNGCAPTPESERMVSAKDESPVSVSPGTCDQIAGKNQRLNPVLNITGLTPEHISVLTWNIYKKNKNGWREDLRTFGAGKDLILLQEAYLDNEFQNNLDSLSAKGLYWNFNSAFSYKGVASGVMIASWISPEESCGVQEMEPLLRLPKTALISLYPVAGSTKTLMVANIHGVNFTLGTATYKKQFQTLKQLMDDHNGPIILAGDFNNWSDKRSAVIDELAGSLGLTALSFEDDERTTVFNAPIDHILYRGLEVVSNDVHLVDSSDHNPITAVFRLANPLLSQYRTNHP; encoded by the coding sequence ATGAAGCAAGGTGATAATTATTCACCCTTATGCTTTCTTCTTAAAGTTATCCTTGCTTTTCCACCTTCGAATCACAATTGTCATACAATGACTCGACACCCTGCAACCCATATCGCCCGATTCATAAAACGATTTATCCCCCAATCATCAGCCCTGCTTCTCATTGCCACAACGCTGGCTCTGCTGAACGGTTGCGCGCCCACGCCTGAAAGTGAGCGGATGGTTTCAGCCAAAGATGAGTCGCCCGTTTCCGTGAGCCCCGGTACCTGCGATCAGATAGCGGGCAAAAACCAGCGTCTGAATCCGGTTTTAAATATCACCGGTCTTACCCCTGAACATATCTCTGTTCTTACCTGGAATATCTATAAAAAGAACAAGAATGGCTGGCGGGAGGATCTGCGCACTTTCGGTGCAGGCAAAGACCTGATCCTGCTGCAGGAGGCCTATCTCGACAACGAGTTTCAAAACAATCTGGATAGTCTTTCGGCAAAAGGCCTGTATTGGAACTTCAACAGTGCCTTCAGCTACAAGGGAGTGGCTTCGGGGGTCATGATCGCCTCATGGATATCACCGGAAGAGAGTTGCGGAGTTCAGGAGATGGAACCGCTGCTCAGGCTGCCCAAAACTGCCCTGATCAGCCTCTATCCTGTCGCCGGTTCAACGAAGACGCTGATGGTTGCCAATATTCACGGGGTGAATTTCACTCTGGGCACCGCCACCTACAAAAAGCAATTTCAAACCCTGAAGCAGTTAATGGATGATCATAACGGCCCGATCATCCTGGCCGGGGATTTCAATAACTGGAGCGACAAACGATCGGCAGTGATTGATGAACTGGCCGGAAGCCTCGGCCTGACCGCACTCTCTTTTGAGGATGATGAGAGAACAACTGTCTTCAATGCCCCTATCGACCATATTCTCTACCGCGGACTTGAAGTTGTCTCTAATGATGTGCATCTGGTGGACTCTTCTGATCACAACCCGATAACCGCTGTTTTTCGCTTGGCAAATCCGCTTCTCAGCCAGTACAGAACCAACCACCCATGA